One stretch of Miscanthus floridulus cultivar M001 chromosome 18, ASM1932011v1, whole genome shotgun sequence DNA includes these proteins:
- the LOC136520273 gene encoding exocyst complex component EXO70A1-like produces the protein MGASHDAEGDQEARGMASLLAARRALRAGLEKSRALSHALAPRLEAIQARLAAMEASVRPIRAPREALATAGPNIDRAVGPAAAVLKVFDAVHGLEPPLLDRAAVAADLPGYLTVLAQLEAALRLLADNCGLATQWLSDIVAYLGERRLADACFVAGLAAALDRLRDDAASADLDAGLLAAALDLLEAEFRRLLKDHSAPLAMKDPAAGGSDPPAVVPSRIPPSVVYKLSLILDRLAANGRLDHCSSAYADARGDTVSASLRALGLDYLKETSGDAQALSPSVERWGRHLEFAVHHLLEAERKLCVAVFERRPEAAPLCFAEIAARAGILDFLNFGRALAGVKKDPIKLLRLLDVFDCLNKLRLDFNRLFGGKACVEIQSRTRELVKTVVDGAVEIFEELLVQVELQRNLPPPVDGGVPRIVSFVAKYCNQLLDQPYRSVLTQVITIHRSWRKEVFNDKMLVEAVLSIVKTLEINFDTWSKAYGDSTQSSLLMMNIHWHFFKHLKGTKLGELLGDPWLREHEQYKDYYSAMFLRESWGTLAPLLSREGLIMFSKGRATARDLVKQRLKSFNASFDEMFQKQSKWVISDRDLQQKTCHLVVQAIVPVYRSFMQNYGPLVEQDVSASRYVKYSADDLDKKLNTLFLAKPGRPMRAGSFQIKNSDDKITSAMTGLYRSASTLK, from the coding sequence ATGGGGGCGTCCCACGACGCCGAGGGGGACCAGGAGGCGCGGGGCATGGCGAGCCTCCTGGCGGCGCGCCGCGCGCTGCGTGCCGGCCTGGAGAAGTCGCGCGCGCTGAGCCACGCGCTGGCTCCCAGGCTGGAGGCCATCCAGGCGCGTCTCGCCGCCATGGAGGCGTCGGTGCGGCCGATCCGCGCGCCGCGGGAGGCGCTGGCGACGGCGGGGCCCAACATCGACCGCGCCGtgggccccgccgccgccgtgctcaaGGTGTTCGACGCCGTGCACGGCCTCGAGCCGCCGCTCCTCgaccgcgccgccgtcgccgccgaccTCCCGGGGTACCTCACCGTGCTCGCGCAGCTCGAGGCCGCGCTCCGCCTGCTCGCCGACAACTGCGGCCTCGCCACGCAGTGGCTGTCGGACATCGTCGCCTACCTCGGGGAGCGCAGGCTCGCCGACGCATGCTTCGTGGCGGGACTCGCCGCCGCGCTCGACCGTCTCAGGGACGATGCCGCCTCCGCCGACCTCGACGCCGGGCTGCTCGCCGCCGCGCTCGACTTGCTCGAGGCCGAGTTCAGGCGGCTGCTCAAGGACCACTCCGCGCCGCTTGCGATGAAGGACCCCGCCGCCGGCGGCTCCGACCCGCCGGCCGTTGTGCCTTCTCGGATCCCTCCCTCTGTCGTGTACAAGCTCAGCCTCATCCTTGACCGCCTCGCTGCCAACGGCCGGCTTGACCACTGCTCGTCGGCGTATGCGGACGCGCGAGGGGATACCGTGAGCGCCAGCCTCCGCGCGCTTGGACTTGATTACCTGAAGGAGACATCGGGGGACGCGCAGGCGCTCAGCCCGAGCGTCGAGCGCTGGGGGCGGCATCTGGAGTTTGCGGTGCACCACCTCCTTGAAGCTGAGAGAAAGCTCTGCGTCGCGGTGTTTGAACGGCGTCCTGAGGCCGCGCCCTTGTGCTTTGCTGAGATTGCAGCTCGTGCTGGCATTCTTGATTTCCTGAATTTCGGCCGTGCCCTGGCTGGTGTCAAAAAGGACCCCATCAAGCTATTGCGGCTGCTTGATGTGTTTGATTGTTTGAACAAGCTGAGGCTGGACTTCAACCGATTGTTCGGTGGAAAGGCTTGTGTAGAGATCCAAAGCAGGACTAGGGAGCTTGTCAAGACGGTCGTGGATGGTGCTGTTGAGATCTTTGAGGAATTGCTTGTTCAGGTGGAGCTGCAGCGCAATTTGCCGCCGCCAGTTGATGGTGGAGTGCCACGCATAGTGAGCTTTGTCGCCAAGTACTGCAATCAGCTTCTTGATCAGCCGTATCGATCTGTGCTGACACAGGTGATCACCATCCACCGCAGCTGGCGCAAAGAAGTGTTCAATGACAAGATGCTGGTTGAAGCAGTGCTTAGTATCGTTAAGACACTAGAGATAAACTTTGATACATGGTCAAAGGCTTATGGAGATTCGACACAGTCATCTCTCCTCATGATGAACATACACTGGCACTTCTTCAAACACCTGAAGGGTACAAAGCTGGGTGAGCTGTTAGGCGATCCATGGCTCCGGGAGCATGAACAGTACAAGGATTACTACTCAGCAATGTTTCTGAGGGAGAGCTGGGGAACACTTGCACCCCTGTTGAGCAGGGAGGGCCTGATCATGTTCTCCAAGGGCCGGGCTACTGCAAGAGATTTAGTGAAACAGAGGCTCAAATCATTCAATGCTAGCTTCGATGagatgtttcaaaagcagtctaAATGGGTGATATCGGATAGGGATTTGCAGCAGAAGACATGCCACCTCGTGGTGCAGGCTATAGTGCCTGTTTACAGGAGCTTCATGCAGAACTATGGGCCGCTTGTTGAGCAGGACGTTAGTGCGAGCAGGTATGTGAAGTACAGCGCCGATGATTTGGATAAGAAGCTCAACACACTCTTCCTGGCCAAGCCAGGCAGGCCAATGAGAGCTGGAAGTTTCCAGATCAAGAATTCGGATGACAAGATTACTAGTGCAATGACCGGATTGTATCGGAGTGCTTCTACTCTGAAGTAG
- the LOC136521707 gene encoding protein OXIDATIVE STRESS 3 LIKE 4-like, which translates to MSVVAAVGPGAAAAAAGAYGHGQPLCGGGGARKRKDVGVVQDQEAEAPAGLRGSDRVAAAPRRAAGLFVLETVEEEADADADADADADAERSSIGAVSDDEEEDGEEVNSGGTSTAAGRKGGALASMDMDALDDALPIKRGLSNFFSGKSRSFANLQDAASAVTSARDLAKPENPFNKRRRVLRCCSIRRVASTSLTALPPFFLPPTTDGSTGDDGGRSG; encoded by the exons ATGTCCGTTGTGGCGGCCGTGGGGcccggcgccgcggcggcggcggcgggggcttaCGGGCACGGGCAGCCGCTatgtggcggcggcggggcgagGAAGAGGAAGGACGTGGGCGTGGTCCAGGACCAGGAGGCGGAGGCGCCGGCTGGGTTGCGGGGTAGCGACCGCGTCGCGGCGGCGCCGCGGCGTGCAGCCGGGCTGTTCGTGCTGGAGACGGTGGAGGAAGAGgcggacgcggacgcggacgcggacgcggacgcggacgcggaGAGGTCGTCCATCGGCGCGGtgtccgacgacgaggaggaggatgggGAGGAGGTGAACAGCGGCGGGACGTCGACAGCGGCGGGGAGGAAGGGCGGCGCGCTCGCGTCCATGGACATGGACGCCCTCGACGACGCGCTCCCCATCAA GAGGGGCCTGTCCAACTTCTTCTCCGGCAAGTCGCGGTCGTTCGCGAACCTGCAGGACGCGGCGTCGGCGGTGACCAGCGCGCGGGACCTGGCCAAGCCCGAGAACCCGTTCAACAAGCGGCGCCGGGTGCTGCGGTGCTGCTCCATCCGGAGGGTCGCGTCCACCTCGCTCACCGCGCTGCCGCCCTTCTTCCTGCCGCCCACCACGGACGGCAGcaccggcgacgacggcggccgcAGTGGCTGA